Proteins encoded within one genomic window of Macaca fascicularis isolate 582-1 chromosome 16, T2T-MFA8v1.1:
- the MYCBPAP gene encoding MYCBP-associated protein isoform X3 produces the protein MKKVVSKQSPPKLIGRCPPRAGRRLLRTQWRPLAGWRARGRRGGGAASVSRGRAVQGHAHRRDGTMKSLKKDSRLKITPARLLEAAESFKEKKRAKGPEQPTPPIQEEPEPVSNVLQGDDILALAIKKEDLKEQHIPRLTEKEDKRVITQKFIIRKLKPTDPRRKVCHLVARPANPDAATKPLDYSGPGDSFDGSDQILPHHILGSLQDFKRIALARGNTRLAELIPTSPCLMTLISAKGESKQKAPKEEKRPPWAPPPQHNFLKNWQRNIALRKKQQEALSEHLKKPISELLMHTGETYRRIQEERELIDCTLPTRRDRKSWENSGFWSRLEYLGDEMTGLVMTKTKTQRGLMEPITHIGKPHSIRVETGLPAQRDASYRYTWDRSLFLIYRRKELQKIMAELDFSQQVSMASMPQSETSWGSACLQSALLTFLRLSEDIDGLEVVGKGQPFSAVTVEDYTVFERSQGSSSEETAYLGTLASSSDVPMPILGPSLLFCGKPACWIRGSNPQNKRQVGIAVHLTFETLEGEKTSSELTVVNNGTVAIWYDWRRQHQPDTFQDLKKNRMQRFYFNSREGVILPGETKTFTFFFKSLTAGIFREFWEFRTHPTLLGGAVLQVNLHAVSLTQDVFEDERKVLESKLMAHEAVTIVHEVLQEVLMGVLTPERTPSPVDAYLTKEDLFWHRNPQLHYEHQVVQSLHELWRQYMTLPPNAEEARPGDKEHVSPIATEKASVNAELLPRFRSPTISEPQVPQPENEALRESGSQKARVGTKSPQQKSIMEEILVEESPDVDSAKSPWEPDGLPLLEWNLCLEDFRKAVMVLPDENQREDALMRLNKAALELCQKPRPLQSNLLHQMGLQLWRDVIDSLVSHSLWLRSLLGLPEKETIYLNVPEEQDQKSPAIMEVKVPVGKVGKEERKGAAQEKKQLGIKDKEDKKGARQDRPNSKKHRAKDDKKVIKSTSRDRFSLEDPMPDINLPSQEPIDPLVMEKYTQRLHSEVHGLLDTLVTDLMVLADELSPIKNVEEPLRLCT, from the exons ATGAAGAAGGTGGTTTCCAAGCAGTCTCCGCCCAAGTTGATTGGTAGGTGCCCTCCCCGCGCGGGGCGCCGGTTGCTACGGACGCAGTGGCGGCCGCTGGCTGGCTGGCGTGCGCGGGGTCGCCGCGGGGGCGGCGCAGCCTCGGTGTCTCGGGGCCGGGCGGTGCAGGGTCACGCTCACCGCCGGGACGGCACCATGAAGTCTCTAAAGAAGGATTCCCGCCTCAAAATAACTCCAGCCAGATTATTAGAGGCCGCAGAGAGCTTCAAAG AAAAGAAACGGGCAAAGGGACCTGAACAACCCACACCCCCAATTCAGGAAGAGCCTGAACCTGTTAGCAATGTCCTACAAGGAGATGACATTCTTGCTTTGGCCATTAAGAAGGAAGACTTGAAGGAG caacATATTCCTCGCCTTACTGAAAAGGAAGATAAACGCGTCATTACCCAGAAATTTATCATCCGTAAACTCAAACCCACGGATCCTAGGAGGAAGGTCTGCCACCTTGTAGCACGTCCTGCAAATCCCGATGCAGCCACAAAGCCTCTGGACTACTCTG GTCCCGGTGACAGCTTCGATGGCAGTGACCAGATCCTGCCCCACCACATCTTGGGGAGTCTCCAGGACTTTAAGAGAATTGCACTTGCTCGAGGGAACACCCGG CTGGCTGAGCTGATACCTACCTCACCCTGTCTGATGACCCTCATCTCTGCTAAAGGAGAGTCAAAGCAAAAAGCcccaaaagaagagaagagacctcCCTGGGCCCCACCTCCTCAGCacaactttctgaaaaactggcAGCGTAACATAGCCCTGCGGAAGAAGCAGCAGGAAGCCCTCAGTG AACACCTAAAGAAGCCGATCAGTGAGCTGCTCATGCACACTGGGGAGACCTACAGACGGATCCAGGAGGAGCGGGAGCTCATTGACTGCACACTTCCAACGCGGCGTGATAGGAAA AGCTGGGAGAACAGTGGGTTCTGGAGTCGACTGGAATACTTGGGAGATGAGATGACAGGTCTGGTCATGACCAAGACAAAAACTCAGCGTGGCCTTATGGAGCCCATCACTCACATCGGGAAGCCCCACTCCATCCGGGTGGAGACAG GATTACCAGCCCAGAGGGACGCTTCATACCGCTACACCTGGGATCGGAGTCTATTTCTGATCTACCGACGCAAGGAGCTGCAGAAAATCATGGCAGAGCTGGATTTCAGCCAGCAGGTTAGTATGGCCTCCATGCCCCAGTCAGAAACCTCTTGGGGCAGTGCCTGTCTTCAGTCAGCTCTTCTAACCTTTCTCCGTCTCTCGGAGGATATTGATGGCCTGGAGGTGGTGGGCAAAGGGCAGCCCTTCTCAGCTGTTACTGTGGAAGACTACACAGTGTTTGAAAGAAGTCAGGGAAGCTCCTCTGAAGAGACAGCATACTT AGGCACATTGGCAAGTTCCTCTGATGTCCCCATGCCTATTCTCGGCCCTTCTCTTCTGTTCTGTGGGAAGCCAGCTTGCTGGATCAGAGGCAGTAATCCACAGAACAAG AGGCAGGTCGGGATTGCTGTTCACTTGACCTTTGAAACCCTAGAAGGCGAGAAAACCTCCTCAGAACTGACTGTGGTCAATAATGGCACCGTGGCCATTTGGTATGACTGGCGACGGCAGCACCAACCGGACACTTTCCAAGACCTGAAGAAAAACAGGATGCAGCGATTTTACTTTAACAGCCGGGAAG GTGTGATTCTGCCTGGAGAAACTAAAACCTTTACCTTCTTCTTCAAGTCTTTGACTGCTGGGATCTTCAGGGAATTTTGGGAGTTTCGAACCCATCCTACTCTATTAGGAGGTGCTGTGCTGCAAGTCAATCTCCATGCAGTCTCCCTGACCCAGGATGTTTTTGAGGATGAGAGGAAAGTACTGGAG AGCAAACTGATGGCCCATGAGGCAGTCACCATCGTTCACGAAGTGCTGCAGGAGGTGCTGATGGGGGTCTTGACCCCGGAGCGCACACCATCACCTGTGGATGCCTATCTCACCAAGGAAGACTTGTTCTGGCACAGGAATCCTCAG CTGCATTACGAGCACCAAGTGGTGCAAAGCCTGCATGAACTGTGGCGCCAGTACATGACTCTGCCCCCCAACGCTGAGGAGGCCAGGCCAGGGGACAAGGAGCACGTCAGCCCCATAGCCACAGAGAAGGCCTCTGTGAATGCCGAGCTCTTACCGCGCTTTAGGAGCCCCACCATTTCTGAACCTCAAGTGCCCCAGCCTGAGAATGAGGCCCTCAGGGAATCCGGATCCCAGAAGGCCAGAGTGGGAACCAAGAGTCCTCAGCAGAAGAGCATCATGGAGGAGATCCTGGTGGAGGAAAGCCCAGATGTGGACAGCGCCAAGAGCCCCTGGGAGCCGGATGGCCTTCCCCTGCTGGAGTGGAATCTCTGCTTGGAGGATTTCAGAAAG GCAGTGATGGTGCTCCCTGATGAGAACCAGAGAGAGGATGCGCTGATGAGGCTCAACAAAGCAGCCCTGGAGCTGTGCCAGAAGCCAAGGCCATTGCAGTCCAACCTCCTGCACCAGATGGG TTTGCAGCTATGGCGAGATGTGATTGACAGCCTGGTGAGCCATTCCCTGTGGCTGAGGTCTCTGCTGGGCCTGCCTGAGAAGGAGACCATCTATTTGAATGTGCCTGAAGAGCAAG ATCAAAAATCACCTGCCATCATGGAAGTGAAGGTACCTGTGGGGAAAGTTGGGAAGGAGGAGCGGAAAGGAGCAGCCCAGGAAAAGAAGCAACTGGGgatcaaagacaaagaagacaagaaaggagCCAGG CAGGACCGTCCCAACAGCAAGAAGCACAGGGCAAAGGACGACAAGAAAGTCATAAAATCTACAAGTCGGGACAGGTTTTCCTTGGAAGACCCTATGCCTGACATCAACCTCCCTTCTCAAGAACCCATAGACCCCCTGGTCATGGAGAAATACACCCAGAGGCTGCACAGCGAG GTCCATGGGCTGCTGGACACCCTGGTGACCGACCTGATGGTCCTGGCTGATGAGCTCAGCCCCATAAAGAATGTCGAGGAGCCTTTGCGTCTCTGCACGTGA
- the MYCBPAP gene encoding MYCBP-associated protein isoform X12, translating into MKKVVSKQSPPKLIEKKRAKGPEQPTPPIQEEPEPVSNVLQGDDILALAIKKEDLKEQHIPRLTEKEDKRVITQKFIIRKLKPTDPRRKVCHLVARPANPDAATKPLDYSGPGDSFDGSDQILPHHILGSLQDFKRIALARGNTRLAELIPTSPCLMTLISAKGESKQKAPKEEKRPPWAPPPQHNFLKNWQRNIALRKKQQEALSEHLKKPISELLMHTGETYRRIQEERELIDCTLPTRRDRKSWENSGFWSRLEYLGDEMTGLVMTKTKTQRGLMEPITHIGKPHSIRVETGLPAQRDASYRYTWDRSLFLIYRRKELQKIMAELDFSQQDIDGLEVVGKGQPFSAVTVEDYTVFERSQGSSSEETAYLGTLASSSDVPMPILGPSLLFCGKPACWIRGSNPQNKRQVGIAVHLTFETLEGEKTSSELTVVNNGTVAIWYDWRRQHQPDTFQDLKKNRMQRFYFNSREGVILPGETKTFTFFFKSLTAGIFREFWEFRTHPTLLGGAVLQVNLHAVSLTQDVFEDERKVLESKLMAHEAVTIVHEVLQEVLMGVLTPERTPSPVDAYLTKEDLFWHRNPQLHYEHQVVQSLHELWRQYMTLPPNAEEARPGDKEHVSPIATEKASVNAELLPRFRSPTISEPQVPQPENEALRESGSQKARVGTKSPQQKSIMEEILVEESPDVDSAKSPWEPDGLPLLEWNLCLEDFRKAVMVLPDENQREDALMRLNKAALELCQKPRPLQSNLLHQMGLQLWRDVIDSLVSHSLWLRSLLGLPEKETIYLNVPEEQDQKSPAIMEVKVPVGKVGKEERKGAAQEKKQLGIKDKEDKKGARDRPNSKKHRAKDDKKVIKSTSRDRFSLEDPMPDINLPSQEPIDPLVMEKYTQRLHSEVKGSTQQPFPRLPPASFILFSLQTISAHSIMVEAELLQEGHPRV; encoded by the exons ATGAAGAAGGTGGTTTCCAAGCAGTCTCCGCCCAAGTTGATTG AAAAGAAACGGGCAAAGGGACCTGAACAACCCACACCCCCAATTCAGGAAGAGCCTGAACCTGTTAGCAATGTCCTACAAGGAGATGACATTCTTGCTTTGGCCATTAAGAAGGAAGACTTGAAGGAG caacATATTCCTCGCCTTACTGAAAAGGAAGATAAACGCGTCATTACCCAGAAATTTATCATCCGTAAACTCAAACCCACGGATCCTAGGAGGAAGGTCTGCCACCTTGTAGCACGTCCTGCAAATCCCGATGCAGCCACAAAGCCTCTGGACTACTCTG GTCCCGGTGACAGCTTCGATGGCAGTGACCAGATCCTGCCCCACCACATCTTGGGGAGTCTCCAGGACTTTAAGAGAATTGCACTTGCTCGAGGGAACACCCGG CTGGCTGAGCTGATACCTACCTCACCCTGTCTGATGACCCTCATCTCTGCTAAAGGAGAGTCAAAGCAAAAAGCcccaaaagaagagaagagacctcCCTGGGCCCCACCTCCTCAGCacaactttctgaaaaactggcAGCGTAACATAGCCCTGCGGAAGAAGCAGCAGGAAGCCCTCAGTG AACACCTAAAGAAGCCGATCAGTGAGCTGCTCATGCACACTGGGGAGACCTACAGACGGATCCAGGAGGAGCGGGAGCTCATTGACTGCACACTTCCAACGCGGCGTGATAGGAAA AGCTGGGAGAACAGTGGGTTCTGGAGTCGACTGGAATACTTGGGAGATGAGATGACAGGTCTGGTCATGACCAAGACAAAAACTCAGCGTGGCCTTATGGAGCCCATCACTCACATCGGGAAGCCCCACTCCATCCGGGTGGAGACAG GATTACCAGCCCAGAGGGACGCTTCATACCGCTACACCTGGGATCGGAGTCTATTTCTGATCTACCGACGCAAGGAGCTGCAGAAAATCATGGCAGAGCTGGATTTCAGCCAGCAG GATATTGATGGCCTGGAGGTGGTGGGCAAAGGGCAGCCCTTCTCAGCTGTTACTGTGGAAGACTACACAGTGTTTGAAAGAAGTCAGGGAAGCTCCTCTGAAGAGACAGCATACTT AGGCACATTGGCAAGTTCCTCTGATGTCCCCATGCCTATTCTCGGCCCTTCTCTTCTGTTCTGTGGGAAGCCAGCTTGCTGGATCAGAGGCAGTAATCCACAGAACAAG AGGCAGGTCGGGATTGCTGTTCACTTGACCTTTGAAACCCTAGAAGGCGAGAAAACCTCCTCAGAACTGACTGTGGTCAATAATGGCACCGTGGCCATTTGGTATGACTGGCGACGGCAGCACCAACCGGACACTTTCCAAGACCTGAAGAAAAACAGGATGCAGCGATTTTACTTTAACAGCCGGGAAG GTGTGATTCTGCCTGGAGAAACTAAAACCTTTACCTTCTTCTTCAAGTCTTTGACTGCTGGGATCTTCAGGGAATTTTGGGAGTTTCGAACCCATCCTACTCTATTAGGAGGTGCTGTGCTGCAAGTCAATCTCCATGCAGTCTCCCTGACCCAGGATGTTTTTGAGGATGAGAGGAAAGTACTGGAG AGCAAACTGATGGCCCATGAGGCAGTCACCATCGTTCACGAAGTGCTGCAGGAGGTGCTGATGGGGGTCTTGACCCCGGAGCGCACACCATCACCTGTGGATGCCTATCTCACCAAGGAAGACTTGTTCTGGCACAGGAATCCTCAG CTGCATTACGAGCACCAAGTGGTGCAAAGCCTGCATGAACTGTGGCGCCAGTACATGACTCTGCCCCCCAACGCTGAGGAGGCCAGGCCAGGGGACAAGGAGCACGTCAGCCCCATAGCCACAGAGAAGGCCTCTGTGAATGCCGAGCTCTTACCGCGCTTTAGGAGCCCCACCATTTCTGAACCTCAAGTGCCCCAGCCTGAGAATGAGGCCCTCAGGGAATCCGGATCCCAGAAGGCCAGAGTGGGAACCAAGAGTCCTCAGCAGAAGAGCATCATGGAGGAGATCCTGGTGGAGGAAAGCCCAGATGTGGACAGCGCCAAGAGCCCCTGGGAGCCGGATGGCCTTCCCCTGCTGGAGTGGAATCTCTGCTTGGAGGATTTCAGAAAG GCAGTGATGGTGCTCCCTGATGAGAACCAGAGAGAGGATGCGCTGATGAGGCTCAACAAAGCAGCCCTGGAGCTGTGCCAGAAGCCAAGGCCATTGCAGTCCAACCTCCTGCACCAGATGGG TTTGCAGCTATGGCGAGATGTGATTGACAGCCTGGTGAGCCATTCCCTGTGGCTGAGGTCTCTGCTGGGCCTGCCTGAGAAGGAGACCATCTATTTGAATGTGCCTGAAGAGCAAG ATCAAAAATCACCTGCCATCATGGAAGTGAAGGTACCTGTGGGGAAAGTTGGGAAGGAGGAGCGGAAAGGAGCAGCCCAGGAAAAGAAGCAACTGGGgatcaaagacaaagaagacaagaaaggagCCAGG GACCGTCCCAACAGCAAGAAGCACAGGGCAAAGGACGACAAGAAAGTCATAAAATCTACAAGTCGGGACAGGTTTTCCTTGGAAGACCCTATGCCTGACATCAACCTCCCTTCTCAAGAACCCATAGACCCCCTGGTCATGGAGAAATACACCCAGAGGCTGCACAGCGAGGTGAAGGGAAGCACCCAGCAGCCATTCCCCCGCCTCCCACCTGCCTCATTCATTCTGTTCAGTCTGCAAACAATAAGTGCCCACTCCATCATGGTGGAAGCAGAGCTGCTTCAGGAAGGGCATCCTCGTGTGTGA
- the MYCBPAP gene encoding MYCBP-associated protein isoform X11, whose amino-acid sequence MKKVVSKQSPPKLIEKKRAKGPEQPTPPIQEEPEPVSNVLQGDDILALAIKKEDLKEQHIPRLTEKEDKRVITQKFIIRKLKPTDPRRKVCHLVARPANPDAATKPLDYSGPGDSFDGSDQILPHHILGSLQDFKRIALARGNTRLAELIPTSPCLMTLISAKGESKQKAPKEEKRPPWAPPPQHNFLKNWQRNIALRKKQQEALSEHLKKPISELLMHTGETYRRIQEERELIDCTLPTRRDRKSWENSGFWSRLEYLGDEMTGLVMTKTKTQRGLMEPITHIGKPHSIRVETGLPAQRDASYRYTWDRSLFLIYRRKELQKIMAELDFSQQDIDGLEVVGKGQPFSAVTVEDYTVFERSQGSSSEETAYLGTLASSSDVPMPILGPSLLFCGKPACWIRGSNPQNKRQVGIAVHLTFETLEGEKTSSELTVVNNGTVAIWYDWRRQHQPDTFQDLKKNRMQRFYFNSREGVILPGETKTFTFFFKSLTAGIFREFWEFRTHPTLLGGAVLQVNLHAVSLTQDVFEDERKVLESKLMAHEAVTIVHEVLQEVLMGVLTPERTPSPVDAYLTKEDLFWHRNPQLHYEHQVVQSLHELWRQYMTLPPNAEEARPGDKEHVSPIATEKASVNAELLPRFRSPTISEPQVPQPENEALRESGSQKARVGTKSPQQKSIMEEILVEESPDVDSAKSPWEPDGLPLLEWNLCLEDFRKAVMVLPDENQREDALMRLNKAALELCQKPRPLQSNLLHQMGLQLWRDVIDSLVSHSLWLRSLLGLPEKETIYLNVPEEQDQKSPAIMEVKVPVGKVGKEERKGAAQEKKQLGIKDKEDKKGARQDRPNSKKHRAKDDKKVIKSTSRDRFSLEDPMPDINLPSQEPIDPLVMEKYTQRLHSEVKGSTQQPFPRLPPASFILFSLQTISAHSIMVEAELLQEGHPRV is encoded by the exons ATGAAGAAGGTGGTTTCCAAGCAGTCTCCGCCCAAGTTGATTG AAAAGAAACGGGCAAAGGGACCTGAACAACCCACACCCCCAATTCAGGAAGAGCCTGAACCTGTTAGCAATGTCCTACAAGGAGATGACATTCTTGCTTTGGCCATTAAGAAGGAAGACTTGAAGGAG caacATATTCCTCGCCTTACTGAAAAGGAAGATAAACGCGTCATTACCCAGAAATTTATCATCCGTAAACTCAAACCCACGGATCCTAGGAGGAAGGTCTGCCACCTTGTAGCACGTCCTGCAAATCCCGATGCAGCCACAAAGCCTCTGGACTACTCTG GTCCCGGTGACAGCTTCGATGGCAGTGACCAGATCCTGCCCCACCACATCTTGGGGAGTCTCCAGGACTTTAAGAGAATTGCACTTGCTCGAGGGAACACCCGG CTGGCTGAGCTGATACCTACCTCACCCTGTCTGATGACCCTCATCTCTGCTAAAGGAGAGTCAAAGCAAAAAGCcccaaaagaagagaagagacctcCCTGGGCCCCACCTCCTCAGCacaactttctgaaaaactggcAGCGTAACATAGCCCTGCGGAAGAAGCAGCAGGAAGCCCTCAGTG AACACCTAAAGAAGCCGATCAGTGAGCTGCTCATGCACACTGGGGAGACCTACAGACGGATCCAGGAGGAGCGGGAGCTCATTGACTGCACACTTCCAACGCGGCGTGATAGGAAA AGCTGGGAGAACAGTGGGTTCTGGAGTCGACTGGAATACTTGGGAGATGAGATGACAGGTCTGGTCATGACCAAGACAAAAACTCAGCGTGGCCTTATGGAGCCCATCACTCACATCGGGAAGCCCCACTCCATCCGGGTGGAGACAG GATTACCAGCCCAGAGGGACGCTTCATACCGCTACACCTGGGATCGGAGTCTATTTCTGATCTACCGACGCAAGGAGCTGCAGAAAATCATGGCAGAGCTGGATTTCAGCCAGCAG GATATTGATGGCCTGGAGGTGGTGGGCAAAGGGCAGCCCTTCTCAGCTGTTACTGTGGAAGACTACACAGTGTTTGAAAGAAGTCAGGGAAGCTCCTCTGAAGAGACAGCATACTT AGGCACATTGGCAAGTTCCTCTGATGTCCCCATGCCTATTCTCGGCCCTTCTCTTCTGTTCTGTGGGAAGCCAGCTTGCTGGATCAGAGGCAGTAATCCACAGAACAAG AGGCAGGTCGGGATTGCTGTTCACTTGACCTTTGAAACCCTAGAAGGCGAGAAAACCTCCTCAGAACTGACTGTGGTCAATAATGGCACCGTGGCCATTTGGTATGACTGGCGACGGCAGCACCAACCGGACACTTTCCAAGACCTGAAGAAAAACAGGATGCAGCGATTTTACTTTAACAGCCGGGAAG GTGTGATTCTGCCTGGAGAAACTAAAACCTTTACCTTCTTCTTCAAGTCTTTGACTGCTGGGATCTTCAGGGAATTTTGGGAGTTTCGAACCCATCCTACTCTATTAGGAGGTGCTGTGCTGCAAGTCAATCTCCATGCAGTCTCCCTGACCCAGGATGTTTTTGAGGATGAGAGGAAAGTACTGGAG AGCAAACTGATGGCCCATGAGGCAGTCACCATCGTTCACGAAGTGCTGCAGGAGGTGCTGATGGGGGTCTTGACCCCGGAGCGCACACCATCACCTGTGGATGCCTATCTCACCAAGGAAGACTTGTTCTGGCACAGGAATCCTCAG CTGCATTACGAGCACCAAGTGGTGCAAAGCCTGCATGAACTGTGGCGCCAGTACATGACTCTGCCCCCCAACGCTGAGGAGGCCAGGCCAGGGGACAAGGAGCACGTCAGCCCCATAGCCACAGAGAAGGCCTCTGTGAATGCCGAGCTCTTACCGCGCTTTAGGAGCCCCACCATTTCTGAACCTCAAGTGCCCCAGCCTGAGAATGAGGCCCTCAGGGAATCCGGATCCCAGAAGGCCAGAGTGGGAACCAAGAGTCCTCAGCAGAAGAGCATCATGGAGGAGATCCTGGTGGAGGAAAGCCCAGATGTGGACAGCGCCAAGAGCCCCTGGGAGCCGGATGGCCTTCCCCTGCTGGAGTGGAATCTCTGCTTGGAGGATTTCAGAAAG GCAGTGATGGTGCTCCCTGATGAGAACCAGAGAGAGGATGCGCTGATGAGGCTCAACAAAGCAGCCCTGGAGCTGTGCCAGAAGCCAAGGCCATTGCAGTCCAACCTCCTGCACCAGATGGG TTTGCAGCTATGGCGAGATGTGATTGACAGCCTGGTGAGCCATTCCCTGTGGCTGAGGTCTCTGCTGGGCCTGCCTGAGAAGGAGACCATCTATTTGAATGTGCCTGAAGAGCAAG ATCAAAAATCACCTGCCATCATGGAAGTGAAGGTACCTGTGGGGAAAGTTGGGAAGGAGGAGCGGAAAGGAGCAGCCCAGGAAAAGAAGCAACTGGGgatcaaagacaaagaagacaagaaaggagCCAGG CAGGACCGTCCCAACAGCAAGAAGCACAGGGCAAAGGACGACAAGAAAGTCATAAAATCTACAAGTCGGGACAGGTTTTCCTTGGAAGACCCTATGCCTGACATCAACCTCCCTTCTCAAGAACCCATAGACCCCCTGGTCATGGAGAAATACACCCAGAGGCTGCACAGCGAGGTGAAGGGAAGCACCCAGCAGCCATTCCCCCGCCTCCCACCTGCCTCATTCATTCTGTTCAGTCTGCAAACAATAAGTGCCCACTCCATCATGGTGGAAGCAGAGCTGCTTCAGGAAGGGCATCCTCGTGTGTGA
- the MYCBPAP gene encoding MYCBP-associated protein isoform X16, whose translation MLGLPAQRDASYRYTWDRSLFLIYRRKELQKIMAELDFSQQVSMASMPQSETSWGSACLQSALLTFLRLSEDIDGLEVVGKGQPFSAVTVEDYTVFERSQGSSSEETAYLGTLASSSDVPMPILGPSLLFCGKPACWIRGSNPQNKRQVGIAVHLTFETLEGEKTSSELTVVNNGTVAIWYDWRRQHQPDTFQDLKKNRMQRFYFNSREGVILPGETKTFTFFFKSLTAGIFREFWEFRTHPTLLGGAVLQVNLHAVSLTQDVFEDERKVLESKLMAHEAVTIVHEVLQEVLMGVLTPERTPSPVDAYLTKEDLFWHRNPQLHYEHQVVQSLHELWRQYMTLPPNAEEARPGDKEHVSPIATEKASVNAELLPRFRSPTISEPQVPQPENEALRESGSQKARVGTKSPQQKSIMEEILVEESPDVDSAKSPWEPDGLPLLEWNLCLEDFRKAVMVLPDENQREDALMRLNKAALELCQKPRPLQSNLLHQMGLQLWRDVIDSLVSHSLWLRSLLGLPEKETIYLNVPEEQDQKSPAIMEVKVPVGKVGKEERKGAAQEKKQLGIKDKEDKKGARQDRPNSKKHRAKDDKKVIKSTSRDRFSLEDPMPDINLPSQEPIDPLVMEKYTQRLHSEVKGSTQQPFPRLPPASFILFSLQTISAHSIMVEAELLQEGHPRV comes from the exons ATGCTAGGATTACCAGCCCAGAGGGACGCTTCATACCGCTACACCTGGGATCGGAGTCTATTTCTGATCTACCGACGCAAGGAGCTGCAGAAAATCATGGCAGAGCTGGATTTCAGCCAGCAGGTTAGTATGGCCTCCATGCCCCAGTCAGAAACCTCTTGGGGCAGTGCCTGTCTTCAGTCAGCTCTTCTAACCTTTCTCCGTCTCTCGGAGGATATTGATGGCCTGGAGGTGGTGGGCAAAGGGCAGCCCTTCTCAGCTGTTACTGTGGAAGACTACACAGTGTTTGAAAGAAGTCAGGGAAGCTCCTCTGAAGAGACAGCATACTT AGGCACATTGGCAAGTTCCTCTGATGTCCCCATGCCTATTCTCGGCCCTTCTCTTCTGTTCTGTGGGAAGCCAGCTTGCTGGATCAGAGGCAGTAATCCACAGAACAAG AGGCAGGTCGGGATTGCTGTTCACTTGACCTTTGAAACCCTAGAAGGCGAGAAAACCTCCTCAGAACTGACTGTGGTCAATAATGGCACCGTGGCCATTTGGTATGACTGGCGACGGCAGCACCAACCGGACACTTTCCAAGACCTGAAGAAAAACAGGATGCAGCGATTTTACTTTAACAGCCGGGAAG GTGTGATTCTGCCTGGAGAAACTAAAACCTTTACCTTCTTCTTCAAGTCTTTGACTGCTGGGATCTTCAGGGAATTTTGGGAGTTTCGAACCCATCCTACTCTATTAGGAGGTGCTGTGCTGCAAGTCAATCTCCATGCAGTCTCCCTGACCCAGGATGTTTTTGAGGATGAGAGGAAAGTACTGGAG AGCAAACTGATGGCCCATGAGGCAGTCACCATCGTTCACGAAGTGCTGCAGGAGGTGCTGATGGGGGTCTTGACCCCGGAGCGCACACCATCACCTGTGGATGCCTATCTCACCAAGGAAGACTTGTTCTGGCACAGGAATCCTCAG CTGCATTACGAGCACCAAGTGGTGCAAAGCCTGCATGAACTGTGGCGCCAGTACATGACTCTGCCCCCCAACGCTGAGGAGGCCAGGCCAGGGGACAAGGAGCACGTCAGCCCCATAGCCACAGAGAAGGCCTCTGTGAATGCCGAGCTCTTACCGCGCTTTAGGAGCCCCACCATTTCTGAACCTCAAGTGCCCCAGCCTGAGAATGAGGCCCTCAGGGAATCCGGATCCCAGAAGGCCAGAGTGGGAACCAAGAGTCCTCAGCAGAAGAGCATCATGGAGGAGATCCTGGTGGAGGAAAGCCCAGATGTGGACAGCGCCAAGAGCCCCTGGGAGCCGGATGGCCTTCCCCTGCTGGAGTGGAATCTCTGCTTGGAGGATTTCAGAAAG GCAGTGATGGTGCTCCCTGATGAGAACCAGAGAGAGGATGCGCTGATGAGGCTCAACAAAGCAGCCCTGGAGCTGTGCCAGAAGCCAAGGCCATTGCAGTCCAACCTCCTGCACCAGATGGG TTTGCAGCTATGGCGAGATGTGATTGACAGCCTGGTGAGCCATTCCCTGTGGCTGAGGTCTCTGCTGGGCCTGCCTGAGAAGGAGACCATCTATTTGAATGTGCCTGAAGAGCAAG ATCAAAAATCACCTGCCATCATGGAAGTGAAGGTACCTGTGGGGAAAGTTGGGAAGGAGGAGCGGAAAGGAGCAGCCCAGGAAAAGAAGCAACTGGGgatcaaagacaaagaagacaagaaaggagCCAGG CAGGACCGTCCCAACAGCAAGAAGCACAGGGCAAAGGACGACAAGAAAGTCATAAAATCTACAAGTCGGGACAGGTTTTCCTTGGAAGACCCTATGCCTGACATCAACCTCCCTTCTCAAGAACCCATAGACCCCCTGGTCATGGAGAAATACACCCAGAGGCTGCACAGCGAGGTGAAGGGAAGCACCCAGCAGCCATTCCCCCGCCTCCCACCTGCCTCATTCATTCTGTTCAGTCTGCAAACAATAAGTGCCCACTCCATCATGGTGGAAGCAGAGCTGCTTCAGGAAGGGCATCCTCGTGTGTGA